The Coffea arabica cultivar ET-39 chromosome 8e, Coffea Arabica ET-39 HiFi, whole genome shotgun sequence genome window below encodes:
- the LOC113705055 gene encoding cycloeucalenol cycloisomerase isoform X1, with the protein MMWLAQNPSKRWGEIFFLLYTPFWLTLCLGIVVPYKLYETFTEWEYLLIGLVSAVPTFVVPFLFVGKADSNVSWSNRYWVKANLWMMIFSYVGNYFWTHYFFKVLGASYTFPSWRMNDVPHTTFLLAHVCFLFYHVVSNITLRRLQHAIAELPETIQWAFKAGWILALAYVIAYLETVAIANFPYYTFVDRASMYKVGSLFYAIYFIVSFPMFLRVDEKPGDPWDLPRVAIDALGAAMLVTILLDLWRIFLGPIVPIPDSKQCPQSGLPWFAEHTQQF; encoded by the exons ATGATGTGGTTAGCTCAAAATCCAAGTAAGCGATGGGGCGAAATATTCTTTCTTCTATATACACCTTTCTGGTTGACGCTTTGCCTTGGCATTGTTGTTCCTTACAAGTTATATGAG ACATTCACAGAATGGGAGTATCTGCTTATTGGTCTTGTTTCGGCAGTTCCTACTTTTGTAGTACCATTTCTATTTGTTGGAAag GCTGATAGCAATGTTTCTTGGAGCAATCGCTATTGGGTAAAG GCTAATCTCTGGATGATGATTTTCAGTTATGTTGGAAATTACTTTTGGACTCACTACTTCTTCAAAGTTTTGGGTGCATCGTATACCTTTCCATCATGGAGGATGAATGAT gTACCtcatacaactttccttctcgCTCACGTCTGCTTCTTGTTTTACCATGTTGTTTCAAACATTACTCTTCGTAGACTACAACATGCAATTGCTGAGTTGCCAGAGACAATTCAATGGGCTTTTAAGGCTGGCTGGATTCTGGCTCTTGCCTATGTCATTGCATACCTGGAGACAGTGGCTATTGCAAAT TTTCCCTATTATACGTTTGTGGACCGAGCATCCATGTACAAAGTTGGCAGCTTGTTTTATGCAATTTATTTCATTGTCAGCTTCCCAATGTTTCTGAG GGTTGATGAAAAACCTGGCGATCCGTGGGACCTACCCAGAGTGGCCATTGATGCCTTGGGGGCTGCAATGCTTGTTACAATTTTACTGGACTTGTGGCGCATTTTCCTTGGACCTATTGTTCCTATTCCTGATTCAAAGCAGTGTCCTCAATCAGGATTACCATGGTTTGCCGAACATACCCAACAATTCTGA
- the LOC113705055 gene encoding cycloeucalenol cycloisomerase isoform X2, with protein MMWLAQNPSKRWGEIFFLLYTPFWLTLCLGIVVPYKLYEADSNVSWSNRYWVKANLWMMIFSYVGNYFWTHYFFKVLGASYTFPSWRMNDVPHTTFLLAHVCFLFYHVVSNITLRRLQHAIAELPETIQWAFKAGWILALAYVIAYLETVAIANFPYYTFVDRASMYKVGSLFYAIYFIVSFPMFLRVDEKPGDPWDLPRVAIDALGAAMLVTILLDLWRIFLGPIVPIPDSKQCPQSGLPWFAEHTQQF; from the exons ATGATGTGGTTAGCTCAAAATCCAAGTAAGCGATGGGGCGAAATATTCTTTCTTCTATATACACCTTTCTGGTTGACGCTTTGCCTTGGCATTGTTGTTCCTTACAAGTTATATGAG GCTGATAGCAATGTTTCTTGGAGCAATCGCTATTGGGTAAAG GCTAATCTCTGGATGATGATTTTCAGTTATGTTGGAAATTACTTTTGGACTCACTACTTCTTCAAAGTTTTGGGTGCATCGTATACCTTTCCATCATGGAGGATGAATGAT gTACCtcatacaactttccttctcgCTCACGTCTGCTTCTTGTTTTACCATGTTGTTTCAAACATTACTCTTCGTAGACTACAACATGCAATTGCTGAGTTGCCAGAGACAATTCAATGGGCTTTTAAGGCTGGCTGGATTCTGGCTCTTGCCTATGTCATTGCATACCTGGAGACAGTGGCTATTGCAAAT TTTCCCTATTATACGTTTGTGGACCGAGCATCCATGTACAAAGTTGGCAGCTTGTTTTATGCAATTTATTTCATTGTCAGCTTCCCAATGTTTCTGAG GGTTGATGAAAAACCTGGCGATCCGTGGGACCTACCCAGAGTGGCCATTGATGCCTTGGGGGCTGCAATGCTTGTTACAATTTTACTGGACTTGTGGCGCATTTTCCTTGGACCTATTGTTCCTATTCCTGATTCAAAGCAGTGTCCTCAATCAGGATTACCATGGTTTGCCGAACATACCCAACAATTCTGA